A window of Syntrophales bacterium contains these coding sequences:
- a CDS encoding tyrosine-type recombinase/integrase encodes MEKISPKKIAGQITRLLRKQRPDSIYVKKVFQYVRQNLALKRETVRSKRLPELMTEDELNRFYKAVWQTSNRSHMVMLKLILFTGIRNEELVNITIENVDLDSARIRINHGKGDKDRYVLFPQYFRGELAQYVSIQKESGAVYLFESNRVQKYSTRWIREIVKKYAKMAGITKRVHPHVGNNLKRPKKDNDYVPLFFCI; translated from the coding sequence ATGGAGAAAATCTCACCTAAGAAAATAGCCGGCCAAATTACCAGGCTTCTTCGGAAACAACGCCCGGATTCAATCTACGTAAAAAAAGTGTTTCAGTATGTCCGGCAGAACCTTGCTCTAAAAAGAGAAACGGTTCGGTCAAAAAGGTTGCCGGAACTCATGACTGAAGATGAACTGAACCGATTTTACAAAGCAGTATGGCAGACATCCAACCGGTCTCATATGGTCATGCTTAAACTGATACTGTTCACCGGAATACGAAACGAAGAATTAGTAAACATCACCATTGAAAACGTTGATTTGGACTCGGCACGGATTCGAATCAATCATGGAAAGGGAGATAAAGACCGTTATGTATTGTTTCCTCAATACTTTCGTGGCGAGTTAGCCCAGTACGTCAGTATTCAGAAGGAGAGTGGCGCTGTCTATTTGTTCGAATCAAACCGGGTGCAGAAGTACTCCACCCGTTGGATTCGAGAGATTGTGAAAAAATACGCCAAAATGGCCGGAATCACCAAGAGGGTTCATCCGCATGTAGGGAATAATCTAAAACGACCCAAAAAGGATAACGATTATGTCCCACTATTTTTTTGTATTTAA
- a CDS encoding Tn3 family transposase produces the protein MHDCKFLTDPSYRQRIHAERNVAESWNSAIDFICYGGKSEIQTNDPIIQELTVLCLHLLQNALVLVNTVMLERVLYDEGYIHQMQADDKNAMTPLFTSNVNPYGDIHLDITKPSFLEAH, from the coding sequence ATTCATGATTGCAAGTTTCTGACCGACCCTTCATACCGCCAGAGAATCCACGCGGAGCGCAATGTTGCTGAGAGCTGGAATTCGGCCATCGATTTTATCTGCTACGGAGGAAAGTCAGAAATCCAAACCAACGATCCGATAATTCAGGAACTTACAGTATTATGTTTGCACCTGCTGCAAAATGCCTTGGTGCTGGTCAACACGGTCATGCTGGAGCGCGTTCTGTATGACGAGGGGTACATTCACCAAATGCAGGCGGATGACAAAAACGCGATGACGCCGCTGTTCACATCAAATGTAAATCCTTACGGCGACATACATCTGGATATAACCAAACCGTCGTTTCTGGAGGCACACTAA
- a CDS encoding Tn3 family transposase has product METLRKASDFVSNLIASLPIFKEWTFKEDVLHGSIDGQKFETKREIIKARRSSKYFFTQGVVDLSIIINNVPVNCKLIGSNERESFFIFDITYNNTSEIDPMFLSGDMHTVNKLNFAFLDVIDKKFVPRYTKINRKKDNLYGFKPLKCYKGLIKPTKKVTDNLIVEEWDNMKRIWASLLRKETTQSIIVRKFNSSAKSNRTKRAFWEFNNILMTLHVLECIDNPLMRQYIQRSLNRGESYHSLRRSIAFENDSKFRGSTIRELEIWNESARLLANCIVLYNSVLLSKLLEYYEKRGNRKAVEIIKRISPFAWKNINFRGTYEFRKGGKNLNINELFEIMLKNFEGKI; this is encoded by the coding sequence ATGGAAACTCTGAGAAAAGCCTCCGACTTTGTATCTAACTTAATTGCCAGTCTGCCCATTTTCAAAGAGTGGACTTTTAAGGAGGACGTTCTCCACGGAAGTATTGACGGACAGAAATTCGAAACAAAACGGGAAATCATTAAAGCCAGACGTTCCTCCAAGTACTTCTTTACTCAAGGAGTTGTCGATCTGTCAATTATTATTAACAATGTCCCGGTCAACTGTAAGTTAATAGGTTCGAATGAACGCGAGAGTTTCTTTATTTTCGATATTACGTATAACAATACTTCCGAGATTGATCCCATGTTTTTGTCAGGAGACATGCATACGGTCAATAAACTGAATTTCGCTTTTCTTGATGTCATTGATAAAAAGTTTGTTCCGAGATATACAAAAATTAATCGCAAAAAAGACAATCTCTACGGCTTCAAACCTCTGAAATGTTATAAAGGTCTTATAAAACCGACAAAGAAAGTAACTGATAATTTGATTGTCGAAGAGTGGGATAACATGAAGCGGATCTGGGCTTCGCTGCTCAGAAAGGAGACAACCCAGAGTATCATTGTCAGAAAATTCAATTCCTCTGCGAAAAGCAATCGCACAAAAAGAGCTTTTTGGGAATTTAATAATATCCTCATGACTCTGCATGTACTCGAATGTATTGATAACCCCCTTATGCGACAGTATATTCAGCGGTCATTAAACAGAGGAGAATCATATCACTCCCTTCGGCGCTCAATAGCCTTTGAAAATGACAGCAAATTCAGGGGTTCGACTATTCGTGAACTGGAGATCTGGAACGAGAGCGCAAGGTTACTTGCAAACTGTATTGTGCTGTACAACTCTGTTTTGCTCTCCAAGCTTCTGGAATATTACGAAAAAAGAGGTAATCGAAAAGCGGTTGAGATTATTAAGCGGATATCTCCTTTCGCCTGGAAAAATATAAATTTCAGGGGGACATATGAATTCAGGAAAGGCGGAAAAAATTTAAACATTAATGAATTATTTGAGATTATGTTG